The genome window TTTTCTAGGTTAACTAATTGATTTTATTATCAAAGTTTTTTTACTTTGCAACACCCTTTAAAAGCAATATATTTTGTAGAGCACGGTTAAAACTCTATTCAAAGGATCGCAACCATGCAAAATACAGCAAATACAGCCCTAACACTTTTTTGTCCCAGGAAAAGCTGCAAATGTTATCAATCAACCGAGAACAAAATCACCAAGGATGGAGTTTACATAACAAAATCCGATTTTGAGCCAAGACAAATGTTTTACTGCAATGGTGGCAAACATAGATTCTCAGAAACAGGATATTCCGATCTTTTTGGAAAGCATGGCAGTTTTAAAGAATATGAGCAAACGGCAAAGCTAAACTCTTACGGCCTTGGCACTGATGCAATTGCCGATGTACTTCAAAAAGATCGAAGGACAATTGAACAACGGCAAAAAGCTATTGGACAAAAAGGCCAGCAATTTCACCTATTTCTTTGTTTTACTATCGGACTTACCATTGTATTTCTCCAGATGGATGAACTATGGTCTTACCTTAAAAATAAAAGTCAACAATTATGGGTTTTTATCGCTCTTGAATCAACAACAAAATTCTGGATCGGTTTCGAGTTGGGTTCAAGAACAACTTACACTGCAAACCGTTTAGTAAAGGGCATTAAAAAGTTGGGCAAATGGGGAAAAGATAATATATTAAAGGTCGCTACAGATAAATTAGCGGCTTACAAAAATGCACTCGAAAACATTATGTCTGAAATTCCTTATGCTTACCTGCAAATTGTTAAGCGCCGAATAAAGCGTCGGCTTGTAACAGTTAAAAAATATTTTGTAAAAGGTACTGTAAAAGATTTCCCCGGAAAAAGCCAAAACACCTCATTTATTGAGAGACTGAACCTTACCCTAAGGCAACATATCTTCTATCTTCAGAGAAAAACCCTGGGATATTGCAAGAACAAGCTGAATTTTAGTAATGTAATGTGGATTAACTTATTCAACTATAATTACATACAATTTCATAAGAGCTTACGAATACGAATTAACAATGAAAACGAGAAATTTATAAAAAAAGTATAACCATAATACACCGGCAATGCAGATGGGACTTACGAATTCTCCACTAAACTGGAGATATCTCATTACAGTCCCAATACCTTGTAAGTAGCTGATTTTTCGAACCTGCATTGTTTTGTAGGGACTACCTGCCCGATCTCACCCATAGACTTTAATATACAGACCTCGTACTTTTATCAATATTAATTAGACGCTATGACATCTAATAATCTGAATATATTTATAATTAAAGCTATAGTGTAAAGCTGTATAAAAATTGGACACGGCAATTTTTATGCCATCGTTTTGTTTAAATTAATTCAATAAGTTAGTGGTAAAATTTATAAAAACATTGTCGAACTCAAATACCGAGGTCTGAATATAAAAATTTTGGGTGCGTTATCGGTCTATAAATTCCTCCGCAAGTCTTAAAGCAGAGGCTTTGTCGGATATCTCTTTTGATAATCTTGCATCTTCCACATAATTTAGAACTTTACGGAATAAAGGAGACGGCTTTATTCCGA of Desulfosarcina sp. BuS5 contains these proteins:
- a CDS encoding IS1 family transposase — protein: MQNTANTALTLFCPRKSCKCYQSTENKITKDGVYITKSDFEPRQMFYCNGGKHRFSETGYSDLFGKHGSFKEYEQTAKLNSYGLGTDAIADVLQKDRRTIEQRQKAIGQKGQQFHLFLCFTIGLTIVFLQMDELWSYLKNKSQQLWVFIALESTTKFWIGFELGSRTTYTANRLVKGIKKLGKWGKDNILKVATDKLAAYKNALENIMSEIPYAYLQIVKRRIKRRLVTVKKYFVKGTVKDFPGKSQNTSFIERLNLTLRQHIFYLQRKTLGYCKNKLNFSNVMWINLFNYNYIQFHKSLRIRINNENEKFIKKV